In a single window of the Nicotiana tomentosiformis chromosome 10, ASM39032v3, whole genome shotgun sequence genome:
- the LOC138900301 gene encoding LOW QUALITY PROTEIN: probable L-cysteine desulfhydrase, chloroplastic (The sequence of the model RefSeq protein was modified relative to this genomic sequence to represent the inferred CDS: deleted 2 bases in 2 codons) encodes MEIELSAMVLLVNVPVIFFNLMSRDLTFKNGFSQQIVENLMDYDLQSLRYILVQLLSIYNDIQNTPFGLDSNELGKHLGVDDWYFGTVFNNYGSVLRYSVFGILIVYIKYRIKVVRYGSVFTYLIRYDFGIIPKSFKSPKTFPLLSNEEIITEFDKALKMGKINGGKIRLAVIDHITSMPSVVIPVKELVEMCRNEGVDIIFVDGAHAIGNVEVDVGDIGADFYTSNLHKWFFSPPSAAFLYCKKSDKVLDLHHPVVSNEYGNGLPIESAWIGTRDYSAQLVIPEVVEFVNRFEGGIEGIRRRNHDKVVEMAEMLVKAWGTKLGTPSEMCSSMAMVGMPACLGVSSDSDALKLRTYLRVSFKVEVPIYYRAPLEGEVNPITGYARISHQVYNTIEDYYRFRDAIIKLVNDGFTCAVLSN; translated from the exons ATGGAGATAGAACTGAGTGCAATGGTTCTACTGGTTAATGTACCAGTG ATTTTTTTTAATCTCATGTCAAGAGATCTTACTTTTAAAAATGGGTTTTCACAACAAATTGTAGAAAACTTGATGGACTATGATTTGCAATCTTTGCGATATATACT TGTGCAATTGTTGAGTATATACAATGATATCCAAAACACACCCTTTGGCCTTGACTCAAATGAACTAGGAAAGCACTTAGGGGTGGACGATTGGTACTTCGGTACGGTATTTAATAATTACGGTTCGGTACTTCGGTATTCAGTATTCGGTATATTAATTGTGTATATCAAATACCGTATCAAAGTAGTTCGATACGGTTCGGTATTTACTTATTTGATTCGATATGATTTCGGTATCATACCAAAGTCTTTCAAATCTCCCAAGACTTTTCCGTTATTGTCGAATGAAGAAATTATTACTGAATTTGATAAAGCTCTTAAAATGGGGAAAATTAATGGAGGGAAAATTAGGTTAGCTGTAATTGATCATATTACTTCTATGCCTAGTGTTGTTATACCTGTTAAGGAacttgttgagatgtgtagaaatGAAGGCGtggatattatttttgttgatggTGCTCATGCTATTGGAAATGTTGAAGTTGATGTAGGTGATATTGGAGCTGATTTTTATACTAGTAATTTGCATAAATGG TTTTTTTCTCCGCCTTCCGCGGCG TTTTTGTATTGTAAGAAATCGGATAAGGTATTGGATTTGCATCATCCTGTGGTATCGAATGAGTATGGGAACGGGTTGCCAATCGAGAGTGCTTGGATAGGGACGAGGGATTATAGTGCACAATTGGTGATTCCGGAGGTAGTGGAGTTTGTGAACAGGTTTGAAGGCGGGATTGAGGGAATTAGGAGAAGGAACCATGATAAGGTTGTTGAAATGGCGGAGATGTTGGTGAAGGCGTGGGGGACGAAATTGGGGACGCCATCAGAAATGTGTTCGAGTATGGCCATGGTTGGAATGCCTGCATGTTTAGGGGTTTCTAGTGATTCGGATGCTTTGAAGTTGAGGACTTATTTGAGGGTTTCGTTCAAGGTTGAGGTTCCGATATATTACAGGGCGCCATTGGAAGGGGAGGTAAATCCGATAACAGGTTATGCTAGGATCTCCCATCAAGTTTACAATACCATCGAGGATTATTATAGGTTTCGAGATGCCATTATCAAGCTTGTGAACGATGGTTTCACTTGTGCAGTTCTCTCGAATTGA